Proteins from a single region of Meiothermus cerbereus DSM 11376:
- the trmD gene encoding tRNA (guanosine(37)-N1)-methyltransferase TrmD, which yields MKYTILTLFPDLIRPWTEESILQKAIQKGLIEVDIRDIRAYAEDKHKTVDDTPYGGGAGMVMRVDVVVRALEAAGPADEVILLTPAGQPLNQRLVEELAQKSHLVLVCGRYEGIDARVEQFVTREVSIGDYVLMGGELGALVILEATARLVPGVIKEAESYQQDSFSTGLLDYPHYTRPPVFRGLAVPEILTSGHHGKIAEWRRKQALKRTRMRRPDLLEKAELTPKDLAWLEENET from the coding sequence ATGAAATACACCATCCTGACCCTGTTCCCCGATTTAATCCGCCCCTGGACGGAGGAATCTATTCTGCAAAAAGCCATCCAGAAGGGCTTGATCGAAGTAGATATCCGCGATATCCGGGCCTACGCCGAAGACAAGCACAAAACCGTAGACGACACCCCTTATGGCGGCGGGGCCGGTATGGTGATGCGGGTGGATGTGGTGGTGCGGGCCCTCGAGGCCGCCGGGCCCGCCGATGAGGTTATCTTGCTCACCCCCGCGGGCCAACCCCTTAACCAGCGGCTGGTGGAGGAACTCGCCCAAAAGTCGCACCTGGTGCTGGTTTGTGGGCGTTACGAAGGAATTGATGCCCGGGTGGAGCAGTTCGTGACCCGCGAGGTCTCGATTGGTGACTACGTGCTGATGGGTGGGGAGCTGGGCGCGCTGGTGATCCTGGAAGCCACCGCCCGCCTGGTGCCGGGGGTAATCAAAGAGGCCGAAAGCTACCAACAGGACTCTTTTTCCACCGGGCTGCTGGACTACCCCCACTATACCCGTCCCCCGGTGTTCCGGGGCCTGGCGGTGCCGGAAATTCTCACCTCGGGCCATCACGGCAAAATTGCCGAATGGCGGCGCAAGCAGGCCCTAAAACGCACCAGAATGCGCCGACCCGACCTGCTGGAAAAGGCCGAGTTGACCCCAAAGGATCTGGCCTGGCTCGAGGAAAACGAGACTTGA
- the rplS gene encoding 50S ribosomal protein L19 — translation MNRGALLKVVEKKYTRTDIPQFKPGDTVRVNYKVVEGNRTRVQAYEGVVLKIKRNGFNSAFTVRKISFNEGVERIFPFNSPLIESVQVVSRGKVRRAKLYYLRELRGKAARIKGDRKRLNQDVEARAVAAKEAAEARAAAKLEAEAAAQTSEAERKE, via the coding sequence ATGAACCGTGGCGCATTGCTAAAAGTGGTAGAGAAAAAGTACACCCGTACCGACATCCCCCAGTTCAAACCGGGCGACACCGTGCGGGTCAACTACAAGGTGGTCGAAGGCAACCGTACCCGTGTGCAGGCCTACGAAGGCGTGGTGCTCAAAATCAAACGCAACGGCTTCAACAGCGCTTTTACGGTGCGCAAAATCTCCTTCAACGAAGGGGTGGAGCGCATTTTCCCCTTCAACTCGCCCCTCATCGAAAGCGTGCAGGTGGTGAGCCGGGGCAAGGTGCGCCGGGCCAAACTGTACTATCTGCGTGAGCTGCGCGGTAAAGCGGCCCGCATCAAGGGCGACCGCAAGCGCCTCAACCAGGACGTTGAAGCCCGCGCTGTTGCCGCCAAGGAAGCAGCCGAGGCCAGGGCCGCTGCTAAGCTGGAAGCCGAGGCTGCGGCTCAGACCAGCGAAGCAGAGCGCAAGGAATAG